One genomic region from Fulvitalea axinellae encodes:
- a CDS encoding alkaline phosphatase D family protein, giving the protein MRVFWIGLFFMACLAGMSCSSKKNRDLSEMKPPVIAPFKNVDILAINDWWNRKQGGIIDLKVKREDVVAFGLYTVSNGTLKLSAQLFPLYPDETREVRLEVKRDGKWTEIAREKVNDLGWSALFRVENWDHSLDVPYRILHGKKASFEGLVRKDPVNKKNIVLAALSCNSKKDRGPRDKYVRNIEAQNPDLIFFAGDQSYDHKEHTAAWLKFGMQFRETFRNRPCISIPDDHDIGQGNLWGESGKKASSSAGNDGGYFFHPEYVKMVERCQTANLPDPYDPTPVLRGIGVYYTNLVVGGVDFAIIEDRKFKSGPKGKIPQQGPRPDHILNPDYDPKSIDVEGLKLLGDRQLAFLDAWGKTGTQNMKAVLSQTGFCGGAHLHGKKAQRLHADMDSNGWPQTGRNKALRAIKRANAVHIAGDQHLATVVRHGIDEFDDGPWAFVGPAIVNSIYSRWWWPADEKAGKNGNDKLPWTGQYRDGFDNRITMHAYANPDTDSNGAGYGLIRFDKEKREVTFECWPRNVDVTSPDAKQFAGWPVTVSMEKEI; this is encoded by the coding sequence ATGAGAGTTTTTTGGATTGGCTTGTTCTTTATGGCCTGTTTGGCGGGAATGTCCTGTTCAAGTAAAAAGAATAGGGACCTGTCGGAAATGAAACCGCCAGTAATTGCTCCGTTTAAGAATGTGGATATTCTGGCCATCAATGATTGGTGGAACCGGAAACAAGGGGGAATCATCGATTTGAAGGTAAAGCGAGAAGATGTGGTGGCCTTCGGTCTTTATACCGTATCAAACGGGACGCTTAAGCTGTCGGCTCAACTTTTTCCTTTATACCCTGACGAGACCCGCGAAGTACGGCTTGAGGTAAAACGTGACGGCAAGTGGACGGAAATAGCGCGGGAAAAGGTAAACGATTTGGGATGGTCCGCATTGTTTAGGGTGGAGAATTGGGACCATTCGCTCGATGTGCCTTACAGAATCCTGCATGGGAAGAAGGCAAGTTTTGAAGGGCTTGTGCGCAAAGACCCTGTCAACAAGAAGAATATCGTTTTGGCAGCGCTTTCCTGTAACAGTAAAAAGGACCGTGGCCCTCGTGATAAATATGTCCGCAATATTGAAGCGCAGAATCCCGATCTGATTTTTTTTGCCGGGGACCAGTCTTACGACCATAAGGAGCATACCGCCGCTTGGCTGAAATTCGGGATGCAGTTTAGGGAAACATTCCGCAATCGTCCGTGCATCAGTATTCCCGATGACCATGATATCGGGCAAGGAAACCTTTGGGGCGAAAGCGGTAAGAAAGCCTCTTCGTCGGCCGGAAATGACGGCGGATATTTTTTCCACCCGGAATACGTGAAGATGGTTGAGCGTTGCCAAACGGCCAACCTGCCAGATCCTTATGACCCTACTCCGGTGTTGCGCGGTATAGGCGTATATTATACTAACCTGGTAGTGGGCGGCGTGGATTTCGCCATAATCGAAGACCGTAAGTTTAAGTCCGGGCCAAAGGGAAAAATACCGCAGCAAGGCCCGAGACCGGACCATATCCTCAATCCTGATTACGACCCGAAATCAATTGATGTAGAGGGGCTTAAACTGTTGGGCGATCGCCAGTTGGCCTTTTTGGACGCTTGGGGAAAGACTGGAACCCAGAATATGAAAGCGGTTTTGTCGCAGACGGGATTCTGTGGCGGAGCGCACCTTCATGGTAAAAAGGCTCAGCGTTTGCACGCCGATATGGATTCGAATGGGTGGCCACAAACCGGACGAAACAAAGCTCTAAGAGCGATTAAAAGAGCTAATGCCGTACACATTGCCGGTGACCAGCATTTGGCTACTGTAGTTCGCCATGGGATCGACGAATTTGACGACGGGCCATGGGCTTTTGTGGGGCCTGCGATAGTGAATAGTATTTATAGCCGTTGGTGGTGGCCTGCCGACGAAAAAGCCGGTAAAAACGGCAATGATAAACTACCTTGGACTGGCCAATACCGTGACGGCTTCGACAATCGCATTACCATGCACGCCTACGCCAATCCCGACACCGATTCGAACGGGGCGGGCTATGGCCTGATCCGTTTCGATAAGGAAAAGCGCGAAGTTACCTTCGAATGCTGGCCAAGAAACGTGGACGTAACCTCGCCCGACGCCAAGCAGTTTGCCGGCTGGCCGGTTACGGTTTCTATGGAGAAAGAAATATAG